TCAACCGCTTCACGAGCTCGGAAGATACGCGAACGTACCGTTCCAACAGGACAATCCATCACCGCAGCGATCTCCTCGTAACTCAAGCCATCAAGCTCGCGCAACGTCATTGCGGTTTTTAAGTCATCAGGTAGTGCTTCGATCGCACTAAAAACTACTTGTTTCAATTCCTTGGACAACGTTAAGTTCTCAGGGTTCGAAATTTCTTTTAATGCACTACCAGTTTCGTAATATTCAGCTTCTTCAGTATCCACATCTTGCGCAGGCGGTCTACGGCCCTGAGCAACAATATGGTTTTTCGCAGTATTAACAGCAATTCGATACAACCAAGTATAGAAGGCACTTTCGCCACGAAAACTTGGTATAGCACGATAAGCTTTAATAAATGCTTCTTGTGCTACGTCAGGCACATCCCCTGGATTATTGACGTAGCGAGAAATAAGATTACATACTTTGTTTTGGTATTTTGTGACCAACAAATTAAATGCTTGCTTATCTCCACTCTGAACTCGCTCAATTAACACCTGATCGGTCAGCTGCTCGTTCATTCGAGCGGGTACTCCTATTGTTATTAACCCCTATCTTGACAGATATGAGCATTAATTATGCAAAATGTAGTATTGACACCACTGCTTACTTGAGCACTATTGTGACTCTGTAATGAATATAAAGTTCAAACTTTCTTCGAATTTTATTTGGGAAGTGATGGACCAGTAACTTCTGTTCCAGATTGTGGGGACGAAAGAGTTCAAAAGCAATGTTATTTACGAAGAATTGCAAGCACTCCAGTGCTACTATAGTGAGCTAACTCTGTTTTTTTCAGGGTCCATGTTGCAATTTTAAAATTGATTTGGAGAGCGAGACCGCTCTGTTGCTGACGCTAAAATGTTGGATTGGCGCCAGTACAACTTAACTCGGGAATTTAAAAGTTTTATGAACGCAAACCGTGAACATCAATGTGATGTGTTAGTGGTGGGTAGTGGCGCAGCCGGTCTGTCTTTAGCGTTACGTGTCGCGGAATATGGCAAAGTCATTGTATTGAGTAAGGGGCCGAGAAGCGAAGGCGCCACGTTTTACGCTCAAGGAGGGATAGCTGCTGTTTTTGACGAATCAGATAGCATTGAGTCGCATGTAGAGGACACGCTAATAGCTGGCGCTGGTCTATGTGAGCAAGAAACCGTTGAGTTTATCGCTGAAAATGCGAAAGAGTGTGTTCAGTGGCTCATTGATGGCGGGGTTCCATTTGATCGAGAAGATGGCGACAGCGACGAAAAACCACGCTACCACCTGACACGTGAAGGTGGCCATAGCCATCGTAGAATTCTACATGCCGCCGATGCTACAGGCATGGCCATGCAAACGTCCTTGCAAGATAATGCGCACAGCCACCCCAATATCACGGTATTGGAACGACATAATGCCCTCGATTTAATCTGTGAAGATAAAGTCGGTGGCGACAATCAAAAAATTGTTGGTGCTTATATCTGGAACCGAAATCAGGAACATGTTGAAACGGTTCGAGCAAAATTTGTGGTCCTCGCAACCGGTGGCGCTTCGAAGGTTTATCAGTACACCTCCAACCCAGACGTTTCCTCTGGTGATGGTATTGCCATTGCTTGGCGAGCAGGCTGCCGAGTCGCAAACATGGAATTCAACCAATTCCATCCAACTTGTTTGTATCATCCTGAAGCGAGAAACTTCCTCCTGACCGAGGCTCTGAGAGGCGAAGGGGCTTACCTGCGTCGGCCGGATGGTACTCGCTTTATGCCAGATTTTGATCAAAGAGAAGAATTAGCGCCCCGTGATGTCGTCGCACGTGCGATTGACTTCGAAATGAAGCGCCTTGGTGCAGACTGTATGTATTTGGACATCAGTCATAAACCGGCAGACTTCATCGAAAAGCATTTTCCGACAATCTACACACGCTTAATGGACCTTGGAATCGATATGACCAAAGAGCCCATACCTGTCGTACCAGCAGCTCACTATACCTGCGGAGGGGTCATGGTTAATAAGCAAGGTGAAACGGACCTTTCTCATCTGTATGCCATTGGAGAAGTGAGTTATACCGGATTGCATGGCGCTAACCGAATGGCGTCAAACTCATTATTAGAGTGTGTCGTCTATGCATGGTCGGCAGCGAACGATATTATCCGCCGAATGGATTCTGCCAAACTCCCCCTTCTCTGCCAGCATGGGACGAAAGTCAAGTTAGCTGTTCTGATGAAGAGGTCGTGATTCAGCACAACTGGCACGAATTACGCTTATTCATGTGGGATTACATGGGAATTGTTCGTACTGACAAACGCCTTGAACGTGCGCTACGTCGTATTCAGTTGTTGCAACAGGAAACGCACGAGTACTATAGCAACTTCAAAGTGTCTAACAACTTACTTGAACTGCGTAACCTACTTCAAGTTGCTGAGTTGATGGTCCGTTGTGCAATGGAGCGCAAAGAAAGCAGAGGCCTACACTATACACTCGATTATCCAGGGCTCGCCCCAGACAGCGGTCCAACGATCCTTGAACCAGAGAAAATCAACGGTTAATCATGGGGGAGCTTAGCGCTCCCTTTTTAACATCACTAATAACTGCCGGTAGTGCTCTTCGCTCACACTGTCTCGCCAAATAATGTGTTTGCTGCCGCTTTTGGACCAAATAAGGACTCCGAATACGGCTAAACTCAAGACACTTCTTTGGATCTCCATAGACTCATTATCGATTTCGCATGATTTAGCGGAGGAGAAAACCAAACGCCCTTGCATCGGTTCAACAAGCCAGTTGGTTTGACTGTGATATTTAAGGATTAGCATCACCGTAAAGATAGTAGGTATCAGAGGTAATTCGGAGGCAATCAAAAAACAGCAGGCCAACATCAGCAAACCGAAGTTGACCTGTTGCGAAACAAATGACGTTGAAGCTAAGAGCCTAACGCACTTTACTGAGGTTGTGGGCAACAATCTTGTCGACCATAGAGGCATGACCTAAGTTTTCACTGCGACCATGACCCATAATCCAAGTAAACAAATCGGGGTCATCACACTCAAGCAGAGACACAAAATCCCGCTGTTCATTGTCTTTCAATTCTTCAAAACATTCTTCAAAGAAAGGCATAATGACAACATCTAATTCTAGCATTCCACGACGACACGCCCATTTAATTCGCGCTTTTTCTTCGGTGGTGTACATTCTCATTCCTCACCTGTTCGGTTGTAGGCGCCGAGTGTAACAATCAAAGTTGCCCACAACTACTAACTCAGTCACACTCCAGAGGTAGCTCGGGCATTTACTGTAAAAAACCATACATCTGAAAGGTTGTTTCCATTAGTGTTTAAGCGCTAACATAGCACTATTCGATAGCATTCAGGTAAACATCATGGAATGGCAACACGACTTTGCTCCCCTTTCTCTTTCTAGCAATGACTCTCTTCCCGAGCTCGTACTCACCCACCTCACATCGTGGGGAATGATCACCGCACTAGGCGATGATAAAAAGTCTTATCTACAAGGTCAGGTTACCTGCGATGTTGTTCAACTAGCCGAAGATACCGCTACGTTTGGCGCGCATTGTGATGCAAAAGGAAAAGTCTGGAGTGTATTCCGTTTGTTCCACCATCGAGGCGGTTACGCAATGCTACAGCCAAATTCAGCCATTGAGACTGAGCTCGCCGAACTCAAAAAATACGCCATTTTCTCCAAAATAGAATTCACACAAAGTACTGATGTCTTACTGGGCTTAATTGGCGAGAAAGCAACCCATATCATTGAAGATCTTTCACAACAAAGCGGTGATGTTCGAGCAATTGATGGGGGGACCGCGATTAAAATCGATAACCAACGCTGGTTGCTGGCTGTAGATGCCACGACTGCGGAACAATTGTGCCAGTCGATAAATGCGACCAAAGCTTATGAAGATATCTGGACTCGACTGGATATTGAAGCCGCTATACCTGCAGTCACACAAGAGCAACAAAGCGAACATATTCCCCAAGCGATTAACGTACAAGCTCTGGGTGGAATAAGCTTCAGCAAAGGTTGCTACACAGGCCAAGAAACGGTTGCTCGTGCCAAGTACCGCGGTATGAACAAGCGCGCGTTACAAATACTTAAAGGACGCTCCAATGACGAAATAAAAGTCGGAGCTGAAATAGAACGTTCAGTTGGTGACAATTGGCGCAGCGCTGGTCAGTTGATGAGCAGTTACCGCTTCAATGACGGCATCTCTATCGGCCTCATCGTACTGCCAAACAACCTTGATTCTGATACACAATTCCGTTTGAAAGAGGCGCCAGATTCGATCTGGACAATGCAAGCACTGCCATATTCTCTCGAAGATGACGAATAAGTTTGAGACGAAACTGACCCGCTACTTAACCGAGCAGCGGGTATCTTTCCGCATTCTTCCCCACCGTACCCCTGCAACCACGATTGAAGACGCCGCTCATCAGCGAGGAGTGAGACCTGCTCAAATGGTCAAATCTATGCTTTTGCGCGATATGGGCGATTTGTATGCGCTGGCTTGTACGCCAGGTGATCAATCTGTTGACCCCAAAAAGTGCGAGCGTTGCTCGCTTGCCGCCGAATGACCTGTGTTGATCTCTCCATGGTTGAAGAACTGACCGGCTACCAGATTGGCACGGTAACCCCCTACTCTTGCTAGTAGAGATGCCAATCATATTTGATCGTCGACTGCTGAATGAGGAGACAGTGACCATAAGCAGCGGCTCCAACATGGCAGGGATAGCATTAGCACGAGATGATCTCATTCGTCTCTGCAATCCAGTACTTGCAGACATCTGCCGTTGATAAGCCTTTCAAATCCTCTTGTATCACGTCATAAAAATTGCACCTAAATGTGACAAAGATCTCAATAAGAAATATGTTCAATTTAAATTATTATTCAAATATAAGGCATACATAGTCAAAAATAATATTTTAGTTTATGCTTATTTTCGTTGGTTAAAGTGCGAGCGAATTATGATGTATTGCTTGGTGTGTTTAGCAGCTGAGCGTTTGAATAGTAGTAAACACACAAATCCTTCTCCAACGAAAAAGTGAATCCACTGATTGTTTCTGGACATCCACTTTTTGTGTAATGCATCTGTGACTATTCGCCCGCAATTATGCGGGCTTTTTTTATACAAAAAATTTACCGTAAGCTGGCATATTATTTAAAAAATAATCTAATCTTATAAATGTCATAAATCTTGGTTTAACTATTGTGTTGAATGATTAACCAAGATGAGTTCCCGCCACAGAACATAAGTGAGGTAATCATCACAATAAAGTGGATATTTATCGGCTGTTTTGCACACAACAACACAAATATCCAAACAAACTCATTTTACTGCATATTCCTCCACCATAATCACATAAATAACAGGCGGAAAATCGTATACTTTGCAGTGCTTGCTAAACATAAGGATTACTCTATGAGACTGTTTAAGCGCTATACACCAGGTATGATTGCTAAACACGTAAGTCGGCTATTTAAGGGAAGAATTTATATCTACGGTATTGGTAAGTTTGAATTTGATAACGGTAAGCTTGTCTTACCGGAAAAAGCCGAACGGCGACATTTCCAAACGGTCAAGGAAGTGAATCAGGAAATTATGAGACTACGCTGTGCATATGCGTAGGCAAGAATTAAAAAGGGTTGGCAATCGCCAACCCTTTGTCATTTAAGATATCATCAAGGTAAGGTCGCTTCATGATATTGCGCTAATGCAGGAAGATTCCCCTTTAAACCAAGGGCGTGTTTCATGATTTCATCTTTCGCTCCTGGCAATTGTCCGACCAAAGCCATGCCAATACCTCGCGCGAGCTTCTTCGCAGGGTTATCACCAGCAAACAGATCTTTAAAGCCTTGCATCGCAGCAATCATTTTTGCCGCTTCGGATTTACGCCAGCGTTCATAACTACGTAGGTTACGCTTGGTGCCGATATCCTCACCCTTGCGCCACAAGGTCATCACTTCTTGCGCTAGGCTCGCCGCATCAAGTAAACCAAGGTTCACACCCTGACCTGCTAATGGATGGATAGTATGTGCAGCATCCCCCACTAGAACGACTCGTTCAACAGCAAAATCGCGTGCGTAACGCATTTTGAGCGGGAAAGCGAAACGTTGACCAACGACTTCACATAATCCTAGTCGAGCGTCAAATTCAGCCGTCAGTGACTTATTGAACTCTTCATTGGACATCGCTACTAAACTCTCTGCGCGATTCGGCTCTGTAGACCAAACGATCGAACTCATATTACTTTCTCCCATAGGTAAGAAAGCCAAAGGTCCCTGTGGGGTAAAGATCTGACGTGCTACTTTGTCATGGGTTTCTGCAGTCCAGATATTCGCAACCACAGCGCTATGCCCATAGTCCCAGTGCGTTAACGGAATATCCTGTTGTTTGCGCACCCAAGAGTTGGCACCGTCCGCACCGACCACCAGTTTAGCCGTCAATGCGTGACCATTGTCCAAAGTGAGCCAAGCTTCACTTTCTCCAACCGCCATAGCGTTGCACTGTGCAGGCATAAACAAACTGACATTCGACTGCTGCTTCACCTGCTCAAGTAGTGATAGCTGAATCACACGATTCTCAACAATGTGTCCGAGATCGGGTTGAGCAAGCTTTTGCGCATCAAATTCAATTCGAGCAAAGCTGTCTTGTTCCCAGACTTCCATCGCCGAGTATGGTGCGGCACGGCGCTCTACAATGCCATTCCAAGCCCCTACATTACGTAATATATTTTCACTTGAACGGCTTAGGGCTGACACGCGAACATCCGGTAAGTCCGCTAATTCGCTCTCAGGTACTCGGCTTTCTATCACCGCAATACGTAAATCGGTCTCTTTAAATGCTGCAGCCAAAGCTAGGCCAACCATGCCACCACCGACAATTGCAATATCAACACTTTGCATCATCTGAATTCAATCCTCATTCAAGCTGCTATCGAGCAACTAAGCCTAAAGTTCTTGCTAATAAAGGCGCTTTCAACACCGGAATGTTGTCCATCGCGGCCAAGCTGAGATTTCGACCAATACGTAGTGTGAGATAATCATTAGAAAAAATATGAACCAGAGACGATGTCAGTGAAATCGTCGCACTACGATCGTTTTCGCGGCGATGTTTAAATTGGCTCAGTACCGAATAATCTCCAGGATCGCCGCTATGATTGGCTATCGACTCGGCCAGTGTCGCTACGTCACGAATTCCAAGGTTAAACCCTTGCCCTGCAATCGGGTGCAATGTTTGTGCTGCATTGCCAACAATGACAAATCGATGCGATGTGTTCTGCTCTCGATAGCGCAACAATAATGGATATGCAGCCCGCTGGCCGACCTTTTCCAATTTCCCCAATCGCCAACCAAATGCGTGCTGGAGATCTTGTAGAAAGGCATCATCATCGAGCGACAGAATACGCTGAGCGTCATCTGGCCTTACACACCAAACCAAAGACATGCGATGTTCGCTCATTGGTAAGAGAGCTACAGGGCCTGAAGAGGTAAAGCGTTCGAAAGCGCGCCCTTGGTGATGCTCTGCCGTCTTAATGTTAGCAATAACTGCGACTTGCTCGAAATCGTGCTCGTTAAAATCGAGTCCGATTTGCTGACAGCAGGTCGAAATCGCACCGTCCGCCGCCACTAGCAGTTTCCCACTAATGGTTTGACCATCATCTAGATTAATGTGAACGCATTGCTGCTGTCGTTCAATCTGATTAACCGAGGCAGGGCACAGCAAAGTGATATTAGGGTCTTGAGCGACCTTTTCATGATAGAGACGGCCAACATTCGCTAATTCGACTACGTAGCCCAGAGCTTCAACGCCAACCTCGAGGTTATCAATCTCAGTCATACCTGCGTGAGAGCGGTCAGAAACATGTATATGGCGAATAGCCGTCGCGAAGGTTGAAATGTCTTCCCACAACCCGAATTGCTTTAGAATATTGACGGTACCGTAAGACAGAGCAATAGAGCGAGAATCAAAGCCTGGGTGAGCCTGATGGTCGACTTGGTAAGGCTCAACAACTGCGATAGACAGCGATTGCTGAGTGAGTTTATTAATCGCCAGTGCCAGCGTCATGCCCGCCATTGCGCCACCAGCAATTACAACATCAAACTGCTTCATGGGGAGTCCTGATTAATGGATGGTTGGAGCCTTCTGCTCTACCGGCTTTTGGCCAAATTCAGCGTGGATCGTCAACGCACACGCTTTAACATGTTCAATCACTTGCTCTAGCAGCTGAGCTTGCTCTTGCATATCGTCATCTTCATCGATGCCCAGCTTGGCAATCTCTTCTAAATCGGCCAACGCTTCTTTAACGTCCGTCGAGGCCTTTTTCAGATCGGCATTCACAAGGCCTAAGCCAGAAATGTAGTGATTCACCCATTCCGCGACACCGTCAGCGGTATCAAACAGGCTTGCACTGGCATCTTCATCAGGGATCAACATTGAGATATCCATGCCTGAACCGGTAAATTCAGCGATGGTTGCGTCCAATGTCGCCTGAGCCAATTGCAGTGACTTAGCAGGCCAACCCATACCATCATTGGTATAATCAAAAATTAGCGGTTGCCAGCTTTTGTCTGTCAGACTTAAACCGCCGCTCAGCATTCCCGCTAAGAGGCCATGCAGTTCCGCAGGGTTCACCGCCAGACCAGCAGACTGAAGTTCACTTGCCAATGTCAGGTATTCTGGAAGATTGCGTTCGCTCATGAAAGAGACCTAAATTTGCTAAATAAGGCCAATCCTACCATTTACCAAGACCAGCGAAAACGAGCGATTGCGCAATTGTGGATAGCTTTTATACAATTTGCCCAATTACTGTGTTATTGCGTCATGATTTGTGCACCTTGATTGGGAAAAGCTTGAATCTTAACAAGCCTTTTCCTATAGTTTCCTCCTCGGTGATTGTCTGCATATCACCCCTACTAACGCATTTAGAGTCGGTATGAGTAATCAAGCAGTTGAAGTCGAAATTTTAGGCAAACTAACCCGGGTTAACTGCCCATCTGGACAGGAAGAGTCTTTACGTAACGCCGCTCAGCACCTTGATGAGCGTTTACAAGACATGGCTGCCAAGACAAAGATTACCAACGAAGTTCAACTGCTCACCTTTGTCGCTCTGAATGTCTGTCATGAGCTCGAAAGCCGTGATACAGTAGATGAGCAGCAAAAAAATGCGTTAAATGAGCAATTGGAAAGGCTCACCACATCACTCAGTGATGCACTAAGTAAAGTAAAGCCAGGACAGCAATAGCCTTTACCGCCAAACAAGAATTTACCCTGGAGTGTTCGTGAGGGGATTAAGTCCCTGAGCCGATAAGCAATCCCTAAGGGTTGGTACTTGATAGCTATTGAGCAAGCTCGGCTTGAACCGAGAAGCCTACGGCTATCATTGCTGATCCGCCTTGAACCAGCTGGTTCAAGGGTCAAAATCTCCAACGGCACTCTGGGGTATCCTCCTCGGTACCCAACAACCATGGGTACTCTTATGATTCTTTCTCGACAAGATTTCAGAAAACTAATCCGCACCAAGCGCAATCAACTCAATGATGAAACCCAGCAAAAAGCGGGGTTGGATATAATTGCCCAATTTGCTCAATTGCCGGAAGCCTCTTCAGCTCAACACATTGCCCTTTACCTGTCTGCTGACGGTGAAATCAATACCGCCCCACTAATTGACTGGTTGAGACAGCAAGGAAAAACGATTTACCTCCCTGTTATCCACCCATTTTCAGCCGGACATTTGTTGTTTCTACGCTACGACCTTGAAACACCTATGGTACTTAATCGTTATAAGATTCAAGAACCTAAGCTAGACCAAACTCAAATTATTCCCGTCAGTCAGCTCGACCTTATCTGTACTCCACTAGTCGCGTTTGATGACCATGGACATCGTCTCGGTATGGGTGGAGGGTACTACGACCGAACGTTGGAGCCTTGGTTCCATCATCAATCTGGGCCTAAACCCATAGGCCTCGCGCATGATTGCCAACAGGTCGAGCAACTGCCCACTGAATCTTGGGATGTGCCTTTACCAAAAATAGTGACACCAAAGCAGATCTGGGATTGGGAATAGCCTTAGATTGGTTATATAATCGCGCCGCAAACGTTAAATTCAAACCTCATTCAGGAGATGGGCATGACTCAAGATGAAATGAAGAAAGAAGCTGGTTGGGCAGCACTTAAGTATGTTGAAAAAGACAGCATTGTCGGTGTTGGTACAGGCTCTACGGTAAATCACTTCATCGATGCACTCGGTACAATCAAAGACGATATCAAAGGTGCGGTTTCTAGCTCAGAAGCATCAACTGAAAAACTGAAAGGTTTAGGCATTGAAGTCTTCGACTGTAATGAAGTATCGAACTTAGATGTTTACGTTGACGGTGCTGACGAAATCAACGCAGCGCGCGACATGATCAAAGGTGGTGGCGCGGCGCTAACACGCGAGAAAATTGTTGCCGCTATTTCAGATAAGTTTGTCTGTATCGTAGATGGTACCAAAGCTGTTGACGTTCTGGGTGAGTTCCCGCTACCTGTAGAGGTCATCCCAATGGCGCGTTCTTACGTTGCTCGTGAAATGGTTAAACTTGGTGGCGACCCTGTGTACCGTGAAGGTGTAGTGACAGATAACGGCAATGTTATCCTGGATGTGCATGGCATGCAGATCACCAACCCTAAAGAAATGGAAGATAAAATCAATGCTATCGCAGGTGTTGTGACGGTTGGCTTATTTGCTCACCGTGGTGCGGACGTGGTGATCACTGGCACGCCTCAGGGGGCTAAAATCGAAGATTAATTGAAGCTAGTTTCGGTTATTTCATTACAAACGGCACCATTAGGTGTCGTTTTCGTCTTTTATCCTATAAAAATTATTCCTTATTCCGTAATTTTCTTACCCAAAGTGTATTTTTTTTGTTAACTTAGTGAGCAGAAGACGCACAAGGAAAACGTTTGCGTCAGGCTTTTTGCTAACAAAACGTTTGCTTTAATAACATTACATCGCTTGTGCGCCAGTTAAGCCCCAAATTTCCATTTTAAGGACGAAGACAATGGCCAAAGTTTCACTGGAAAAAGACAAAATTAAGATCCTCCTGCTTGAAGGTCTTCACCCATCTTCGGTAGAAGTACTGCAGGCTGCTGGTTACACCAATATTGAATACCACAAAGGCTCGTTACCGGAAGACGAATTGCTAGAAGCGGTAAAGGATGTGCATTTCATCGGTATTCGCTCCCGCACTAACCTATCGCAGGAAGTGATCAACGCAGCGGAAAAGTTAGTCGCGATTGGCTGTTTCTGTATTGGTACCAACCAAGTCGATCTTAATGCAGCCGCCGTTCGCGGTATTCCAGTGTTTAACGCCCCATTCTCGAATACACGCAGTGTAGCGGAATTGGTGCTCGGTCAAGTCCTACTTCTACTACGCGGGATTCCAGAAAAGAACGCCCTAGCACACCGTGGGAT
This window of the Vibrio neptunius genome carries:
- the ygfZ gene encoding tRNA-modifying protein YgfZ gives rise to the protein MEWQHDFAPLSLSSNDSLPELVLTHLTSWGMITALGDDKKSYLQGQVTCDVVQLAEDTATFGAHCDAKGKVWSVFRLFHHRGGYAMLQPNSAIETELAELKKYAIFSKIEFTQSTDVLLGLIGEKATHIIEDLSQQSGDVRAIDGGTAIKIDNQRWLLAVDATTAEQLCQSINATKAYEDIWTRLDIEAAIPAVTQEQQSEHIPQAINVQALGGISFSKGCYTGQETVARAKYRGMNKRALQILKGRSNDEIKVGAEIERSVGDNWRSAGQLMSSYRFNDGISIGLIVLPNNLDSDTQFRLKEAPDSIWTMQALPYSLEDDE
- the ubiH gene encoding 2-octaprenyl-6-methoxyphenyl hydroxylase, with protein sequence MKQFDVVIAGGAMAGMTLALAINKLTQQSLSIAVVEPYQVDHQAHPGFDSRSIALSYGTVNILKQFGLWEDISTFATAIRHIHVSDRSHAGMTEIDNLEVGVEALGYVVELANVGRLYHEKVAQDPNITLLCPASVNQIERQQQCVHINLDDGQTISGKLLVAADGAISTCCQQIGLDFNEHDFEQVAVIANIKTAEHHQGRAFERFTSSGPVALLPMSEHRMSLVWCVRPDDAQRILSLDDDAFLQDLQHAFGWRLGKLEKVGQRAAYPLLLRYREQNTSHRFVIVGNAAQTLHPIAGQGFNLGIRDVATLAESIANHSGDPGDYSVLSQFKHRRENDRSATISLTSSLVHIFSNDYLTLRIGRNLSLAAMDNIPVLKAPLLARTLGLVAR
- a CDS encoding DUF1107 domain-containing protein, with protein sequence MRLFKRYTPGMIAKHVSRLFKGRIYIYGIGKFEFDNGKLVLPEKAERRHFQTVKEVNQEIMRLRCAYA
- a CDS encoding FAD-dependent 2-octaprenylphenol hydroxylase, with protein sequence MMQSVDIAIVGGGMVGLALAAAFKETDLRIAVIESRVPESELADLPDVRVSALSRSSENILRNVGAWNGIVERRAAPYSAMEVWEQDSFARIEFDAQKLAQPDLGHIVENRVIQLSLLEQVKQQSNVSLFMPAQCNAMAVGESEAWLTLDNGHALTAKLVVGADGANSWVRKQQDIPLTHWDYGHSAVVANIWTAETHDKVARQIFTPQGPLAFLPMGESNMSSIVWSTEPNRAESLVAMSNEEFNKSLTAEFDARLGLCEVVGQRFAFPLKMRYARDFAVERVVLVGDAAHTIHPLAGQGVNLGLLDAASLAQEVMTLWRKGEDIGTKRNLRSYERWRKSEAAKMIAAMQGFKDLFAGDNPAKKLARGIGMALVGQLPGAKDEIMKHALGLKGNLPALAQYHEATLP
- a CDS encoding 5-formyltetrahydrofolate cyclo-ligase, whose amino-acid sequence is MILSRQDFRKLIRTKRNQLNDETQQKAGLDIIAQFAQLPEASSAQHIALYLSADGEINTAPLIDWLRQQGKTIYLPVIHPFSAGHLLFLRYDLETPMVLNRYKIQEPKLDQTQIIPVSQLDLICTPLVAFDDHGHRLGMGGGYYDRTLEPWFHHQSGPKPIGLAHDCQQVEQLPTESWDVPLPKIVTPKQIWDWE
- a CDS encoding YecA family protein; this translates as MSERNLPEYLTLASELQSAGLAVNPAELHGLLAGMLSGGLSLTDKSWQPLIFDYTNDGMGWPAKSLQLAQATLDATIAEFTGSGMDISMLIPDEDASASLFDTADGVAEWVNHYISGLGLVNADLKKASTDVKEALADLEEIAKLGIDEDDDMQEQAQLLEQVIEHVKACALTIHAEFGQKPVEQKAPTIH
- the rpoE gene encoding RNA polymerase sigma factor RpoE; the protein is MNEQLTDQVLIERVQSGDKQAFNLLVTKYQNKVCNLISRYVNNPGDVPDVAQEAFIKAYRAIPSFRGESAFYTWLYRIAVNTAKNHIVAQGRRPPAQDVDTEEAEYYETGSALKEISNPENLTLSKELKQVVFSAIEALPDDLKTAMTLRELDGLSYEEIAAVMDCPVGTVRSRIFRAREAVEKKIQPLLQR
- a CDS encoding succinate dehydrogenase assembly factor 2; this translates as MYTTEEKARIKWACRRGMLELDVVIMPFFEECFEELKDNEQRDFVSLLECDDPDLFTWIMGHGRSENLGHASMVDKIVAHNLSKVR
- the rpiA gene encoding ribose-5-phosphate isomerase RpiA, with product MTQDEMKKEAGWAALKYVEKDSIVGVGTGSTVNHFIDALGTIKDDIKGAVSSSEASTEKLKGLGIEVFDCNEVSNLDVYVDGADEINAARDMIKGGGAALTREKIVAAISDKFVCIVDGTKAVDVLGEFPLPVEVIPMARSYVAREMVKLGGDPVYREGVVTDNGNVILDVHGMQITNPKEMEDKINAIAGVVTVGLFAHRGADVVITGTPQGAKIED
- the zapA gene encoding cell division protein ZapA, which gives rise to MSNQAVEVEILGKLTRVNCPSGQEESLRNAAQHLDERLQDMAAKTKITNEVQLLTFVALNVCHELESRDTVDEQQKNALNEQLERLTTSLSDALSKVKPGQQ